A stretch of DNA from Dokdonia sp. PRO95:
ATATGAACACAATCATACTCAAAATACCAGCAACCCAGCCTATGTGCAGTTGTTTAAATAGATATGATACATCCTTACTTTCATCTATTTCAAAAAGCATTGCCTTTTTTACTTTGGCCTCAAAGACGGTGTCTTCTTGCAGGTCATCTAGATCTCTATCTAACGCAGAGAGTATGGTTTTAATCGTGTAAACGCGTGGCATTGTTTCTCCAGCTTCTATGCGCTGTATTGTGCGCACAGAGATATTACATTGCGCTACAAGTTCTTCCTGCGTTAATCCCTTTTGCCGGCGCAGTTCTAAAATCTTTTGTCCTAATTCTGGTTGTTTCATCATAAATGTTTTGCCTTGTAATGATGCGCATCAAATGTACAAGAAGTTCTACACTGCAATAGTATGGCTCATTTATGATTTGTGTCATTTTTTGAGCAGTATTTAACCCGACATTTGCACGTCACTTCAGCAAATACAACGTTTTGCACGTTTTACGCTTTCGCGAAAGCGTACCCTTTAATACGTATCTAACCACCCAAAGTGCTTCTCATTGAGCGCTGTTTTATGCTCCTCGAGGTAACTCACAAATGCTTGTGCGGTGGGAGAAAGCTGCTTGCTTTTTTGCCAGATGAGATTCCAGTGTGTGGTAATAGGCAATCCTTTGCTCGGGATGATTTGAGCATCACCACTCGTAAGTGCATTTTTAAGCCCCACTAGCGGGAGTATAGAAATCCCTATTCCAGAAATCACAGCTTGCTTTACCGCCTCGTTTGAGGTAAGCTCTATTTTTTTACGAGTAGGAAGTTGTCTGTCTGCAATATAATTTTCCATAGCTGCCCGTGTTGCAGATCCTTTTTCTCTATACACCACGGGTAGTTTATCAAAATCCTTTTTTGAAATGGTTTTACCTGAGTACGTGTGCTGCCTCCCTCCTACTAAAAATAGTTTGTTAGGGATGAGTCTCACTTTATCTATCGCGATATGATCTGGAACTACAGATACTAGTGCAAAATCTGTTTCGTTTTTTTCAAGATGACGTACCACTCTCGTTTTATTTGTCACATCCATCTCTAGATCGACACCAGGATGCATATTCATAAAATCTGTGATGTAATAGGGCATCAAATATTTACCCGTGGAGACGATGGATATCTTTAATTTACCCGAGAGCTGACCTTGATAAGCCATCGTTTTGTAATTAATTGCATCTACTTCGGCAATTATTTTACGTGCTGCAGCTGCAATTTCTTCACCAAAATCTGTTACAAATAATTGCCTTCCCACAACCTCCGTAAGCGGAATAGGAAACTGATTTTGAAAGTTTTTAATCTGTATCGAGACCGCTGGCTGCGTGAGATGTAGCTCCTCTGCAGCTTTTGTGATGCTCTTAAAATCTGTGACCTTCAAGAAGACTTGAAGCTGGTGCAGTGTATAATGCATTAAAATTATTTATGTAATTCATTATAAATATAAATAAAAATATATGAACTCTAGCCCACATCTTTGCACCATCAAAACAATGAGAACCTATGTTACAAAAACTAAAAATTGACTCGTTTCGAAATGACAGGTACACACCTCAAGAGATCAAGACCAGTATAACCATAAACTGGACGGCTCTATTTTTTGTCTTAAAAAATTTGATGCTACTTGCTATCCCTATGGTAGCCATTACACTCTCCATTTTTTCAGACTACCTGTTTCTTACAGAAATTCTATCTGCTAGTTTTTTAATAACCCTTCTAGTGTTTATAAACATTGCTAGTAGAGCATCTTAATATCTTATTCATTTAAAAAAATCATTTACTATGAAAACATTACAAACAGAAACTGCAACAATGACAGATCAAAAAATCAACCTAATTGACGGAGTATTTACAGCAACCGAAGCTGGAGATATCTTACACGCAATGCTTGATAAGAAGATCAACTTCCACAAATTACAACGCTTAAGCCGCACCGAAGGTAACATAGATGATGCCTGTGAGTATGATAGTGGACGTATTATAGAGCTACTAGATGAGAAAGGAAAATTAAAAAGCTTTTTAAGTGACGTGCGTGCAGA
This window harbors:
- a CDS encoding LysR family transcriptional regulator → MHYTLHQLQVFLKVTDFKSITKAAEELHLTQPAVSIQIKNFQNQFPIPLTEVVGRQLFVTDFGEEIAAAARKIIAEVDAINYKTMAYQGQLSGKLKISIVSTGKYLMPYYITDFMNMHPGVDLEMDVTNKTRVVRHLEKNETDFALVSVVPDHIAIDKVRLIPNKLFLVGGRQHTYSGKTISKKDFDKLPVVYREKGSATRAAMENYIADRQLPTRKKIELTSNEAVKQAVISGIGISILPLVGLKNALTSGDAQIIPSKGLPITTHWNLIWQKSKQLSPTAQAFVSYLEEHKTALNEKHFGWLDTY